In the Rhodothermaceae bacterium genome, one interval contains:
- a CDS encoding GLPGLI family protein, with translation MQVVHPSLFRKSISLWSLTALTIFLVHFCAAQSGTVTYTRTIKLDIELPPEMARFQDMIPKADSSLYSMDFNNAFMASIRRVEADDKANGTDFGSSTADGVTIRMRFSGLDGNSSIPNLINSVTDIDEGLYTDHYRFLGRDFLITGELPLIKWKLSTEEGSFLDRRVIKATATVDSVSVDAWFTPEIPVPLGPEHYGGLPGLILVLSIDDGRKMYEANSITMDTEVEITTPEKGRKMTQEEFDALVKERMEEGVSGAARSIIIRQ, from the coding sequence ATGCAAGTAGTTCATCCGTCCCTTTTTCGAAAAAGTATTTCCCTGTGGTCTTTAACGGCTCTGACAATATTTTTGGTACACTTCTGTGCAGCACAGTCAGGCACAGTGACGTACACGCGCACGATCAAGTTAGATATTGAACTTCCTCCCGAAATGGCACGATTTCAGGACATGATTCCAAAAGCGGATTCTTCGCTGTACTCCATGGATTTCAATAACGCATTCATGGCCAGTATTCGCCGCGTTGAGGCAGACGATAAAGCCAATGGTACTGATTTTGGCAGCTCCACTGCCGATGGGGTGACGATCAGAATGCGTTTTTCTGGATTGGATGGCAATAGTAGTATTCCAAACCTCATCAATTCAGTGACTGATATCGACGAAGGTCTGTACACGGATCATTACCGTTTTCTCGGTCGTGACTTTTTGATCACGGGCGAACTGCCCCTAATAAAATGGAAACTGTCCACCGAAGAGGGGTCCTTCCTCGATCGTCGTGTGATCAAAGCTACAGCTACTGTGGATTCTGTGTCAGTAGACGCGTGGTTCACGCCTGAAATTCCAGTACCACTCGGCCCAGAGCACTACGGAGGACTCCCCGGCCTCATTCTCGTGCTGTCTATTGATGATGGCCGAAAGATGTACGAAGCCAACTCAATTACCATGGACACAGAAGTCGAAATCACAACCCCCGAAAAGGGGCGAAAGATGACTCAAGAAGAGTTTGATGCCCTCGTGAAAGAACGAATGGAAGAAGGTGTCTCTGGAGCAGCGAGGAGTATAATTATCAGACAATAG
- a CDS encoding outer membrane beta-barrel protein has translation MNLRHLVGIALLLLVTVPSAAQTERFDVNGIVVDHEDLPLPQATVVLLTQADSVMAKFTTTAADGRFTLRRVVADTYILQITYVGFATLRQNIEILNEDVNVGKLTMSELSEELGEVIVSADHVPFVVKRDTLEYNANAFAVRPNDVVEDLLKRLPGIEVENDGTVKALGETVENILVDGKEFFADTPTAVTKNLPAEAVDKVQVYDKDSDEAEFTGIPDGEEERTLDLLLKEDAKQGLMGNLSGAIGGEQSPGGRYDTRLNLMRFSPNTQLSLIGNANNTGQSGFGITDLLGLMAAGGLQDVSLLRNAVSPTNSGGFVESIAVGFNAGHDFSKNNYLRGSYFVDKLQRVQNSTNQRHELADANIAAYGEGSSVADSDNLGHRVNLNAQVQLSPGHQIRSRATMQWNSSNTEQTGTQQTFGQRQFLLNEAHRAVDQHATNLSGNGTLTWRKKISERGTSLVTTAQFSLSDNDQITALSTRTGLAGSGNLMTWQEVQQDQDLFGKSEAADLKLSLTHPLKSGFSLLAFGERDFSRRENDKRFYNTSNDDRLLNSRLSNAFEQTYTYYRAGLQLNRKGTLGFLTLEVRLQQSQLDGTTETGMPPVRASYTHLLPQLRYERALKENQDIEFSYRAMTREPSLRELQPFTDNSDPLRIYVGNPNLEPESRHMFSGRFNSFDPWTQLNIFANISTTYARNQIVPTRIIDESLRQSVTAINSDAGWTTSAFTNVGMPIRPLNIVVRWSNNLTITTGSEFINSNENASRILRNRLGFSVSNRNQDIVGLEARISGTYNDLDYSLNTDLNQRYINASYSFDIQWHPAFNWTIGTEFRYQTYDRDVFGDVQNKALIDLTFERLFMDERASVAIEIKDLLNQNLSVAFNNSASFISEQRTETLGRYVMLRLSYRLSALGGGLFGI, from the coding sequence ATGAACCTTCGACACCTTGTAGGAATCGCGTTACTACTTTTGGTGACAGTCCCTTCGGCTGCTCAAACCGAACGGTTTGATGTGAATGGAATCGTAGTTGACCACGAGGATCTACCCTTACCTCAGGCCACGGTAGTGCTCCTGACCCAGGCCGATTCGGTAATGGCAAAATTCACCACCACGGCCGCAGATGGGCGCTTCACGCTGAGACGTGTTGTTGCGGATACATATATCCTGCAAATCACATACGTTGGTTTTGCGACCCTGCGTCAAAATATTGAGATTCTTAATGAAGATGTAAATGTTGGCAAACTGACAATGTCTGAACTCTCAGAAGAGCTGGGGGAAGTCATTGTTAGCGCTGATCACGTCCCATTCGTCGTAAAGCGTGATACTTTGGAATACAACGCCAATGCATTTGCGGTACGTCCGAATGACGTGGTAGAAGATTTACTCAAGAGACTACCAGGCATAGAAGTAGAGAATGATGGTACCGTTAAGGCGCTGGGCGAAACCGTCGAGAACATCCTGGTTGACGGAAAAGAGTTTTTCGCCGACACCCCTACTGCCGTCACGAAAAACTTACCTGCAGAAGCAGTGGATAAGGTCCAGGTTTACGACAAGGATAGTGACGAAGCAGAGTTCACTGGCATCCCTGACGGTGAGGAAGAAAGAACGCTTGATCTTTTACTCAAGGAGGACGCCAAGCAGGGCCTCATGGGGAACTTATCTGGAGCTATTGGGGGCGAACAGAGCCCAGGTGGACGCTACGACACACGCCTGAATCTGATGCGCTTCTCACCGAATACACAGCTTTCTCTCATCGGCAACGCAAATAACACCGGCCAATCAGGCTTCGGCATTACCGACCTGTTAGGTTTGATGGCGGCTGGCGGCCTTCAAGATGTTTCACTACTCCGCAATGCAGTTTCTCCTACAAATTCTGGTGGATTTGTGGAATCAATCGCGGTTGGATTCAATGCCGGGCACGACTTTTCCAAAAACAATTATTTACGCGGCAGCTACTTTGTTGACAAGTTGCAGCGGGTGCAAAACAGTACGAACCAGCGGCATGAACTTGCGGACGCAAACATCGCCGCCTACGGCGAAGGATCATCCGTCGCAGACTCAGATAATCTCGGGCACAGAGTGAACCTAAATGCACAGGTACAGCTATCGCCAGGGCACCAAATTCGCTCCCGAGCTACGATGCAGTGGAATTCTTCCAATACTGAGCAAACGGGGACTCAACAGACTTTTGGACAACGACAATTTCTACTCAATGAGGCTCACAGGGCCGTTGATCAACACGCTACCAACCTCAGCGGAAACGGAACGCTAACCTGGAGAAAGAAAATCTCTGAACGTGGGACCAGCCTAGTCACAACAGCTCAATTCAGCCTGTCAGATAATGATCAGATCACTGCGCTATCCACTCGCACTGGCCTAGCCGGATCGGGTAATCTCATGACCTGGCAAGAGGTTCAACAAGACCAAGACCTATTCGGAAAGAGCGAAGCGGCAGATCTTAAACTGTCCTTAACTCACCCGCTGAAAAGCGGCTTTTCCCTTCTGGCGTTCGGTGAACGGGACTTCTCCCGACGTGAAAATGATAAACGCTTTTATAACACAAGTAATGATGACCGTCTGCTGAACTCTCGACTCAGTAACGCCTTCGAACAAACGTATACCTACTACAGAGCGGGTCTCCAACTAAATCGAAAGGGAACCCTTGGATTTCTTACCCTGGAAGTTCGGTTACAGCAATCTCAACTTGACGGTACAACGGAAACCGGTATGCCCCCTGTACGGGCCAGCTATACACACCTTTTGCCGCAGCTACGATACGAAAGAGCATTGAAGGAAAACCAAGATATTGAATTCAGCTACCGGGCTATGACTCGTGAGCCGTCCCTGCGAGAACTGCAGCCGTTTACAGACAATAGCGACCCGCTTCGGATATATGTCGGGAATCCCAACCTTGAGCCTGAGTCCAGACATATGTTTTCTGGACGCTTTAATTCATTCGACCCCTGGACACAACTCAATATATTTGCAAACATCAGTACAACCTATGCACGAAATCAAATTGTACCAACGCGAATTATTGATGAATCGCTACGCCAGAGCGTCACCGCGATCAACTCTGACGCAGGCTGGACTACCTCGGCATTTACGAATGTGGGCATGCCGATCCGACCGCTCAATATCGTGGTGAGATGGAGCAACAACCTAACCATCACCACCGGTTCTGAGTTCATCAACTCAAATGAAAACGCCTCCCGAATCCTTCGTAACCGTTTGGGGTTTTCTGTCTCGAACCGAAACCAGGACATCGTTGGACTGGAGGCTCGTATCTCCGGTACCTATAATGATCTCGATTATTCACTCAATACAGACTTGAACCAGCGCTACATTAACGCATCGTATTCTTTCGATATACAATGGCACCCGGCATTCAATTGGACAATCGGTACCGAATTTCGGTATCAGACATACGACCGGGATGTGTTTGGAGATGTCCAGAACAAGGCGCTGATTGACCTTACCTTTGAGCGTCTGTTCATGGATGAGCGTGCCTCTGTCGCAATTGAGATCAAGGACCTGCTCAACCAGAACTTGTCTGTAGCCTTCAATAATTCTGCGAGCTTCATCTCTGAGCAGCGTACGGAAACACTTGGCCGCTATGTCATGCTGCGATTATCCTACCGTTTGAGTGCACTTGGAGGGGGGCTATTCGGGATTTAG
- a CDS encoding DUF1553 domain-containing protein gives MRSGFDSINLFFVQPSGKSLIRLAPLCILLLVGACSTNLESDPDIRARLPERVDYNFHIQPLLSDRCYACHGPDDNAREADLHLYTEEGALAAKLQSGGYAIVPKRPGRSELMRRITSSDPETVMPPPESNLTLSDYEIALINRWIEQGAEWKPHWAFIPPTLPPIPSVQDDMWPENDIDRFVLARIEREGLIPSEESDQERLLRRVTLDLTGLPPTLEEIDDFLNDNTPGSYERVVDRLLDSEAYGERMATEWMDLSRYADSHGYHADGIRTMWPWRDWVIKAFNENMPYDEFVTWQLAGDLLPNATREQILATGFHRNHPMTAEGGVIDEEYRLEYVAERTNTTAQAFLGLTMECARCHDHKFDPVSQAEYFQLSAFFNNVNELGMTGDDGNAGPLLMMPTPEEETVLEQKRDRIEHLETALNARAEEIKQKGLHADVPMPGNVPDSELVSYFPFDQTSGEVTPNMAPGGKEGKTGGGTLTSVEGQLGKAANFDSDYDFLQVDEAGNFERIDPFSVAVWIRPDTSGAYTRIVGNAFHKNTYWRGWEVYLDSLNHLSVRLIHALPHNYLHVRSNEPVAVDDWTHTAFTYDGSSRADGVQLYLQGQRVPARIEYDNLYKSILPVDGLYKPTSRPMRIGRSYRAFGGDDGIFMGDMDELKIYARQLTASDIAILANTSVQGDELAVFLNYYDQHYRELLRELKEARAEEEAAVSEVMEVMVMEEMDEPRPTHVLERGLYDQPREQVSPGTPLVLGSLSDDVPPTRLGLAQWLFSPEQPLTARVTVNRYWMMFFEQGLVSTPEDFGNQGALPSHPALLDYLAVSFVNSGYDLKALVKSIVMSATYRQSSLAPTELQELDPTNLLLARGPRHRLSAEMVRDNALAASGLLVNQVGGPSVKPYQPPGLWIEKGNFSQFLLHYKQDEGEALYRRSLYTFIRRTSPPPTMLVFDAPDRSTCFVRRQNTNTPLQALVLMNDPQFVEASRALAERVQREIPGDIALQIEHGFRLATGRHPSEKEVELMTDLHAQEKVRFAENPADIDSLFAVGEMIADASLDRANTAALTMVAQLILNHDEAYTKR, from the coding sequence ATGCGATCGGGCTTTGACTCTATCAACCTTTTCTTTGTGCAGCCAAGTGGTAAATCTCTGATCCGCTTAGCGCCACTCTGCATCCTGCTGCTCGTTGGAGCCTGCTCAACGAACCTCGAATCAGATCCCGATATACGTGCCCGTCTCCCGGAGCGTGTTGATTATAATTTCCATATTCAACCACTATTGTCAGATCGGTGCTACGCCTGTCATGGTCCCGATGACAATGCACGTGAAGCGGACCTGCACCTGTATACAGAAGAAGGAGCCCTTGCAGCGAAGCTGCAATCTGGTGGATATGCGATTGTGCCGAAGAGGCCTGGCCGCAGTGAACTGATGCGCCGGATTACATCCAGCGACCCGGAAACCGTCATGCCGCCGCCTGAATCCAATCTGACGCTGTCTGATTACGAAATCGCTCTGATCAATCGCTGGATCGAGCAAGGGGCTGAATGGAAACCTCACTGGGCGTTTATCCCACCTACCCTGCCCCCGATCCCTTCCGTGCAAGATGATATGTGGCCGGAAAACGACATTGATCGCTTTGTACTGGCACGCATTGAACGGGAGGGACTGATTCCTTCTGAAGAATCAGATCAAGAACGTCTCCTACGACGTGTCACACTTGATCTGACTGGACTACCCCCGACGCTTGAGGAGATCGATGACTTCTTGAATGATAACACACCGGGTAGCTATGAGCGGGTTGTTGACCGTCTGCTGGACTCCGAGGCATATGGGGAACGAATGGCAACCGAGTGGATGGATCTTTCCCGCTATGCAGATAGCCACGGCTATCATGCGGACGGGATCCGAACGATGTGGCCCTGGAGAGATTGGGTCATCAAGGCTTTCAACGAAAATATGCCTTACGACGAGTTCGTAACGTGGCAACTTGCTGGTGATCTGCTGCCGAATGCAACTCGTGAACAGATTCTGGCCACTGGATTCCACCGTAACCACCCAATGACGGCCGAAGGCGGTGTAATTGATGAAGAGTACCGGCTTGAGTACGTCGCTGAACGCACAAATACAACGGCTCAGGCATTTTTAGGCCTCACGATGGAGTGTGCCCGCTGCCATGATCACAAATTTGATCCTGTTTCCCAAGCGGAATACTTTCAACTTTCTGCATTCTTCAACAATGTAAATGAACTGGGAATGACGGGGGATGATGGGAATGCTGGCCCATTGCTGATGATGCCCACACCCGAAGAGGAAACAGTGCTCGAGCAAAAACGTGATCGGATTGAACACTTGGAAACCGCACTGAATGCACGAGCCGAGGAAATCAAACAGAAAGGGCTGCATGCAGATGTGCCGATGCCAGGGAATGTCCCCGATTCCGAATTGGTCAGTTACTTCCCATTTGATCAGACCTCAGGTGAAGTAACCCCAAACATGGCACCAGGGGGCAAGGAAGGCAAAACCGGTGGTGGCACCCTGACTTCCGTCGAAGGGCAGTTAGGGAAAGCCGCAAATTTTGACAGCGACTATGATTTTCTTCAGGTCGACGAGGCAGGGAATTTTGAGCGCATTGACCCGTTTTCCGTTGCGGTATGGATCCGGCCAGATACCTCAGGAGCCTATACAAGAATTGTCGGCAATGCCTTCCACAAGAATACATACTGGCGGGGATGGGAAGTTTACCTGGATAGCCTGAATCACCTGTCCGTCCGACTGATTCACGCACTCCCACATAATTACCTGCATGTCCGCTCCAATGAACCTGTCGCAGTCGACGACTGGACACATACGGCATTCACGTATGACGGATCAAGCCGGGCAGACGGCGTTCAGCTTTATTTGCAGGGCCAGCGTGTTCCAGCCAGGATTGAGTATGACAATCTCTACAAGAGTATCCTGCCTGTAGATGGACTCTATAAACCTACCAGCCGCCCGATGCGTATCGGGCGGAGTTACCGCGCGTTCGGGGGTGATGACGGCATCTTCATGGGGGATATGGATGAACTAAAAATCTATGCCCGGCAACTTACCGCATCGGACATTGCAATACTGGCTAATACGTCTGTACAAGGCGATGAACTGGCCGTATTTCTGAATTACTACGATCAGCACTATAGAGAACTGCTCAGGGAACTCAAGGAAGCTCGCGCAGAAGAGGAAGCGGCAGTCAGTGAAGTAATGGAGGTCATGGTGATGGAAGAGATGGACGAACCAAGACCCACCCATGTCCTCGAGCGTGGCCTCTATGACCAGCCTCGTGAGCAGGTTTCCCCGGGAACCCCTTTGGTCCTTGGCAGCCTATCGGACGATGTCCCTCCTACCCGCCTTGGGTTAGCACAGTGGCTCTTCAGCCCAGAGCAACCGCTGACTGCACGTGTCACCGTGAACCGCTACTGGATGATGTTCTTTGAACAGGGGCTGGTATCAACGCCAGAAGACTTTGGGAACCAGGGGGCTCTGCCCTCTCATCCGGCATTACTGGATTACCTGGCCGTCTCTTTTGTAAACTCTGGCTATGACCTCAAGGCACTCGTCAAGTCTATTGTGATGAGTGCGACCTATCGCCAGTCCAGCCTTGCGCCTACAGAATTACAGGAACTAGATCCTACGAATCTACTTCTTGCGAGAGGGCCACGCCATCGCCTGAGTGCAGAGATGGTCCGGGATAATGCCTTGGCAGCGAGTGGTCTATTGGTCAACCAGGTCGGCGGTCCCAGTGTGAAGCCCTACCAGCCTCCAGGATTATGGATTGAGAAGGGGAATTTTTCGCAATTTCTGCTGCACTATAAGCAAGATGAGGGCGAAGCGCTTTACCGCCGCAGTCTGTACACTTTTATCCGGCGAACTTCTCCTCCGCCGACCATGCTGGTTTTTGATGCTCCAGACCGTTCTACCTGTTTTGTACGGCGCCAGAACACCAATACCCCACTCCAGGCATTGGTCCTCATGAATGACCCGCAATTTGTCGAGGCATCACGCGCATTGGCCGAGCGTGTCCAGCGAGAGATTCCCGGAGATATAGCCCTCCAAATTGAACACGGCTTCCGGCTTGCTACCGGGCGTCATCCCAGTGAAAAGGAAGTTGAGCTCATGACGGATCTGCATGCTCAGGAAAAAGTGCGCTTTGCCGAAAACCCTGCCGATATTGACTCACTTTTTGCCGTTGGGGAAATGATTGCCGATGCGTCCCTTGATCGTGCCAATACCGCTGCACTGACAATGGTTGCACAACTTATCTTGAACCACGACGAAGCCTACACCAAGCGTTGA
- a CDS encoding DUF1501 domain-containing protein, whose translation MHECHNYDQQYTRRDFLTRTTLGLGAATLASLLNPVSATGAQISGDPVPGILGTTHFPAKVKRVIYLLQSGAPSQLDLFDYKPSLESYHGEELPPSVRGMQRLTGMTAGQKSFPMVQSPFSFAQHGDSGAWVSNLMPYTSQVVDELCFVHSMYTDAINHDPAITFLQSGSQQPGRPSMGSWLSYGLGSENANLPSFVVLVTKDKLGQPLYSRLWGNGFLASQHQGVQFRAGKDPVLYLSNPPGITQGDRERHMRALRELQELQLEQLQDPEIETKIAQYEMAFRMQTSVPEVTAIEDEPDSTFALYGDDAREAGTFAANCLLARRLAERGVRFIQLYHQGWDHHGGLYGAIQTQAKETDQASAALVLDLKQRGLLDDTLVIWGGEFGRTNYSQGRLTREGFGRDHHPRCFTLWMTGGGIKKGFSYGATDELGYNIARNPVHVHDFQATILHLLGVDHERLTFRHQGRRYRLTDVFGNVVHDLLT comes from the coding sequence ATGCATGAATGTCATAATTACGATCAGCAATATACCCGCCGGGATTTCCTGACGCGCACGACGCTCGGACTTGGTGCGGCAACGTTGGCCTCACTCCTCAACCCGGTATCTGCCACCGGTGCGCAGATCAGTGGCGATCCGGTGCCGGGAATCCTCGGAACAACACACTTTCCTGCGAAGGTCAAGCGTGTGATTTATCTGCTGCAGAGTGGTGCACCATCACAGTTGGATCTCTTTGACTACAAGCCTTCTCTGGAGTCTTACCATGGTGAGGAACTACCACCGTCTGTCCGTGGCATGCAACGACTGACCGGTATGACTGCTGGTCAGAAAAGCTTCCCGATGGTGCAGTCTCCCTTTTCTTTTGCGCAGCATGGAGATAGCGGTGCATGGGTTAGCAACCTGATGCCCTATACCTCCCAGGTTGTAGATGAACTCTGCTTCGTTCACTCCATGTACACCGATGCCATCAATCATGACCCTGCGATCACGTTCCTGCAAAGTGGCTCCCAGCAGCCCGGCCGTCCTTCCATGGGTTCATGGCTGAGTTACGGTCTAGGAAGTGAGAATGCCAATTTACCCTCGTTCGTGGTGCTGGTCACCAAGGATAAGTTGGGGCAGCCGCTGTATTCCAGACTATGGGGGAACGGTTTTTTGGCATCACAACATCAGGGCGTCCAGTTTCGTGCGGGCAAAGATCCTGTGCTTTATTTGAGCAACCCTCCGGGGATCACTCAGGGCGATCGCGAGCGGCATATGCGTGCACTTCGTGAGCTCCAAGAATTACAACTGGAGCAACTCCAGGACCCGGAGATCGAAACCAAGATTGCGCAGTACGAAATGGCCTTCCGTATGCAGACTTCTGTGCCGGAAGTCACTGCTATTGAGGACGAACCCGATTCCACTTTTGCCCTCTATGGAGACGACGCCCGGGAAGCCGGCACATTTGCAGCCAACTGCCTGTTGGCACGACGGCTTGCCGAACGCGGCGTACGCTTCATTCAACTCTACCACCAAGGCTGGGACCACCATGGCGGACTCTACGGTGCGATCCAGACTCAGGCCAAAGAAACGGATCAGGCCTCGGCAGCGCTAGTCTTGGATCTCAAGCAGCGTGGATTACTGGACGATACTCTCGTCATTTGGGGCGGCGAGTTTGGGAGAACCAATTACTCACAGGGGCGCCTGACCCGGGAGGGATTTGGGCGGGATCACCATCCACGCTGTTTTACGTTGTGGATGACCGGTGGTGGAATCAAGAAAGGGTTCTCCTACGGTGCGACTGATGAGCTCGGATACAACATTGCGCGGAATCCTGTGCATGTACATGATTTTCAGGCGACTATTCTGCATCTCCTCGGTGTTGATCATGAGCGTCTCACCTTCCGGCATCAAGGGCGACGATACCGCTTGACTGATGTTTTCGGGAACGTAGTCCATGACCTTCTGACTTGA